CGGGGTCATGGACCCCATGTCCGCCTTTCTCACCCTGCGCGGCATGCAGACCCTGGAGTTACGCATCGCGCGGCAAAACGAAAACGCCATGGCCGTGGCCCGATTCCTGGAATCGCATCCCAAAATCGCCATCGTGCACTACCCGGGACTCGCCTCGCACCCGGACCACGCCATCGCCAAGAAACTTCTTTCCGGCTTCGGCGGCATGCTCAGCTTCGAGGTCGCCGCCGATTTCGACGGCACCAAACAGGTCATGGACCGCCTGAAGGTCATTAAACTGGCCACCAGCCTGGGCGGCGTCACCAGCCTGGCCAACCAGCCCATGACCAACACCCATGTCGCCCTCAGCCCCGAAGATCGTGACAAAGCTGGGGTCAGCGAAAACCTGGTGCGCCTTTCCGTTGGGGTCGAAGCCGCACAACTTCTCATCGGCGACCTGGACCAGGCCCTGGGCGTCATTGGATGACTGCCACAAACGGATTGCTTCCTCTTTTAGTAAACAGCGGGGAGCAAAGCGGAAAGAACGTTCCATGACGCCGTCCGGGGCCAAACAACGAAAGCCCTTCTGGATACTGCCGACAATCGTCTTTGCCCAGTTTGCCGGCACCTCCATCTGGTTTTCCGGCAATGCGGTTCTGGCGGAACTGGTTCAGGCAGGGGTTGCGGGATCTTCCATTTCCGGATGGGTGACCGGCGCGGTCCAGATGGGTTTCATCGCCGGGACGCTTATCTTCGCCTTTTTGTCCATTTCCGACCGATTCGCCCCCCGCGTCGTATTTCTGCTGTGCACCTTGGCCGGTGCCCTTTTTAATCTATCGATCGTTTTTGCGGATACAAACCTTACCGGTCTTTTGCTTCTGCGTTTGGCTACCGGATTTTTTCTGGCGGGAATCTATCCCGTGGGCATGAAGATCGCCGCCGGCTGGTACGAAAAGGGACTTGGCAACGCCCTGGGTTTTCTCATCGGCGCCCTGGTTCTGGGAACGGCCTTTCCTCACCTGCTCAAAGGCGGCTTTTCAGCCTTTTCCTGGCAGGCCGTCATGGTTCTTTCTTCAGGGGTCTGTCTTTTCGGAGGCCTGATGATGGCTCTTTTTGTGCCGGATGGTCCCTATCTTAAAACCGCCCCGGCCTTCGATCCCAAGGCGGTAATGGCCCTGTTCCGCTGCCGGCCGCTGCGGTCCGCAGCATTTGGATATTTCGGCCATATGTGGGAATTGTACACACTGTGGGCTTTTGTCCCCGTTTTTCTTAGCGCCTACGCTACCCAGACGCTCGGTGCCGTATTGAACGTCCCGGTGTGGAGTTTTTCCATCATCGGCGTCGGCTGCCTGGGCTGCATCGTCGGCGGAATCGTTTCCATCCGCCACGGCAGCGCCCTGGTGGCCACCGTTCAGTTGGCTGTTTCCGGCCTATGCTGCGTGCTCTCCCCTTTGATTTTCGCCCTGACACCGGAACTTTTTCTACTTTTCATGCTGCTGTGGGGAACTGCCGTGGTCGGCGATTCGCCCCAGTTCTCGGCCATGGTGGCCCGTTCTTCTCCCGCAGAACTGGTGGGCAGTGCACTGACCCTGGTGAACTGCATCGGCTTTTCCATCACCGTGGTCAGTCTGGCCGTTGTTCAATGGCTGGCGACGCTGTTGCCTGTACAATATCTGTTTCTCGTACTGGCTGCCGGTCCTGTCCTTGGCCTGTCCGCAATGCTGCCATTTACGGCAAACGGGACGACAACTGGAAAAACGCTCCCATTGTAGAAATGTCTACTCCAGAAACACCATCGCCCCAGTCCTTCGTCGATCCGAGTCCAAGGATACAATTTTATTGGATGCCCCGATCCTCCTGAACACGCTTACTTAAAGTCTGACCGCCCAACGCCGATATTTCAAAGACAGCAAGCCATTTTGGACAACACCGGAAAAGTATATGATTGCACGGACAGGACAACACGCTTCTATGCACAAGACCATAAAAAAGTATTTGACCTCCCTGTTCGAGCCACCGGGCGATACATCCTACGAAAGAATCGAATTTTTCCGTCAACGGCTTCTGGTCTCCCTGCTGCTCTGCCTCTGCATCTTCGGCACCATCGCCTATATCCCCAGCGTCTACTACGGTTATCTGTACCGCTTTAATTCGATCATCTTCCTGGATACCCTGGCAGTTGGTGGGTTCTTTTTCCTGCTGTTCAGAAAGCGGATGAATTTCTTACCCAG
This window of the uncultured Desulfosarcina sp. genome carries:
- a CDS encoding MFS transporter produces the protein MTPSGAKQRKPFWILPTIVFAQFAGTSIWFSGNAVLAELVQAGVAGSSISGWVTGAVQMGFIAGTLIFAFLSISDRFAPRVVFLLCTLAGALFNLSIVFADTNLTGLLLLRLATGFFLAGIYPVGMKIAAGWYEKGLGNALGFLIGALVLGTAFPHLLKGGFSAFSWQAVMVLSSGVCLFGGLMMALFVPDGPYLKTAPAFDPKAVMALFRCRPLRSAAFGYFGHMWELYTLWAFVPVFLSAYATQTLGAVLNVPVWSFSIIGVGCLGCIVGGIVSIRHGSALVATVQLAVSGLCCVLSPLIFALTPELFLLFMLLWGTAVVGDSPQFSAMVARSSPAELVGSALTLVNCIGFSITVVSLAVVQWLATLLPVQYLFLVLAAGPVLGLSAMLPFTANGTTTGKTLPL